A single genomic interval of Camelina sativa cultivar DH55 chromosome 11, Cs, whole genome shotgun sequence harbors:
- the LOC104722976 gene encoding dihydroceramide fatty acyl 2-hydroxylase FAH2, whose amino-acid sequence MVAEQRFTVDLNKPLVFQVGHLGEEYQEWIHQPIVCVEGPRFFQSDFWEFLTRTVWWAIPTIWLPVVCYVLSISARKGLTYPQIGLIVALGVLTWTLLEYTLHRFLFHIQTKSYWANTAHYLLHGCHHKHPQDGLRLVFPPTATAILLVPLWKLLHLVATPATAPAMLGGILFGYVMYDITHYYLHHGQPKEPTFKHLKKYHLNHHFRIQDKGYGITSSLWDKVFGTLPGTKAAAGKKS is encoded by the exons ATGGTTGCAGAACAACGTTTCACAGTCGATTTGAATAAGCCACTTGTCTTTCAG GTTGGTCACCTTGGTGAAGAGTATCAGGAATGGATTCATCAACCTATTGTATGTGTCGAAGGTCCTCGTTTTTTCCAAAGTGATTTTTGGGAG TTCTTGACTCGCACGGTTTGGTGGGCAATCCCAACAATTTGGCTTCCTGTTGTTTGCTACGTTCTATCAATATCGGCAAGGAAGGGACTTACATATCCCCAGATCGGTTTAATAGTTGCCTTAGGTGTACTCACGTGGACACTTCTCGAGTACACCCTTCATCGTTTCCTTTTCCACATCCAAACCAAGAGTTACTG GGCAAACACCGCACACTATCTTCTTCATGGATGCCATCACAAGCACCCACAAGATGGCCTCCGTCTTGTTTTCCCACCTACTGCAACAGCGATTCTCTTGGTTCCA CTGTGGAAGCTTCTCCATCTCGTAGCTACTCCTGCTACAGCTCCTGCTATGCTTGGAGGCATATTGTTTGGCTATGTGATGTATGATATTACTCATTACTATCTACACCATGGTCAACCTAAAGAACCAACCTTTAAACATCTTAAG AAATACCACCTGAATCATCACTTCAGGATTCAGGACAAAGGATATGGAATCACTTCGTCTCTCTGGGACAAAGTCTTTGGAACACTTCCTGGTACAAAAGCCGCTGCAGGGAAGAAGAGCTAA
- the LOC104722975 gene encoding cannabidiolic acid synthase-like, translated as MSGLYNNSSYFSPASPQIRSTPEVDSSQYLTELLVEHQKLIPFMQLLPICSRLLNQEIFRVSGMMSNQGFGDFDNFTNYSPPTREQFQSCLSTDHCDSTFQNPINLITHTPDSRIYTESSSPNSSLINLNFTSLKPILIVKPTSESEIKNSILCSRKLGVQVRTLSGGHDYEGLSYLSQSPFIIIDLVNLRSIKINLVEETAWIESGATLGELYYEIAKTSNIHVFAAGVCPSVGVGGHISGGGFGTIMRKHGLASDNVVDARLMDVNGRILDRKTMGEDLFWALRGGGAASFGVVLSWKVKLARVPEKVTCFISQHPMGPSMNKLVHRWQSIGSELDEELFIRIIIDNSQEGHQRTVKTRFQTLFLGGIDRLIPLMNQKFPELGLRSQDCSEMSWIESIMFFNWISGQPLEILLNRDLRFEDQYFKAKSDFVQTPVPEHVFEEVTKRFLEEETPLMILEPLGGKINQISETESPYPHRRGNLYNIQYMVKWKVNGVEEMNKHIRWMRSLHDYMTPYVSKSPRGAYLNYRDLDLGTTKGINTSFEDARKWGETYFKDNFKRLGLVKGKIDPTNFFRNEQSIPPLF; from the exons ATGTCTGGTTTGTATAATAACTCCTCTTACTTCTCTCCTGCTTCTCCTCAGATTAGAAGCACTCCTGAGGTCGACAG CTCTCAGTACTTGACGGAGCTTCTCGTCGAACATCAAAAGCTTATACCTTTTATGCAACTCCTGCCAATATGTAGCCGTCTGTTGAATCAAG AGATATTCAGGGTATCTGGAATGATGTCTAACCAAGGATTTGgtgattttgataatttcacAAACTATTCTCCTCCGACAAGAGAACAGTTCCAAAGTTGCTTGTCGACAGATCACTGTGATTCAACTTTccaaaaccctataaatcttATCACTCACACTCCAGATTCCCGAATCTACACCGAATCTTCATCTCCGAATTCAAGTCTCATCAACTTGAACTTCACAAGCCTGAAGCCTATTTTGATCGTTAAACCAACATCTGAATCcgaaatcaaaaactcaattcTATGCAGCAGGAAACTTGGAGTGCAAGTAAGAACCCTGAGTGGTGGTCATGACTACGAAGGTCTATCTTACCTCTCACAATCACCTTTCATAATCATCGACCTCGTTAACCTCAGATCGATCAAGATCAACCTTGTAGAAGAAACCGCTTGGATCGAATCCGGGGCAACACTCGGCGAACTCTATTACGAGATCGCCAAAACCAGCAACATCCATGTCTTTGCCGCAGGAGTATGTCCAAGTGTTGGAGTTGGTGGCCATATTAGCGGCGGAGGATTCGGCACAATAATGAGAAAACACGGTTTAGCGTCTGATAACGTTGTAGACGCGCGTCTGATGGATGTGAACGGGAGAATTCTTGACAGGAAAACAATGGGAGAGGATTTGTTTTGGGCGCTTAGAGGAGGTGGAGCCGCGAGTTTTGGTGTTGTCTTGTCATGGAAGGTAAAGCTTGCAAGGGTTCCTGAAAAGGTAACTTGTTTCATAAGTCAGCATCCTATGGGACCTAGCATGAACAAGCTTGTTCATAGATGGCAATCCATAGGATCTGAGCTAGACGAAGAACTATTCATCAGAATCATTATTGACAACAGTCAAGAAGGGCATCAAAGGACAGTGAAAACTAGAtttcaaactctgtttcttggTGGAATCGATAGACTGATTCCTCTGATGAACCAGAAGTTTCCGGAACTCGGCTTACGATCTCAAGACTGCTCGGAAATGAGCTGGATCGAATCGATTATGTTCTTCAACTGGATATCAGGACAGCCGTTAGAGATCTTGCTCAACAGAGACCTACGATTCGAAGACCAGTATTTCAAAGCAAAGTCAGATTTTGTTCAAACCCCAGTTCCTGAACACGTTTTCGAAGAAGTAACTAAGAGGTTTCTTGAGGAAGAAACTCCATTGATGATCTTAGAGCCATTGGGTGGAAAGATCAACCAGATTTCAGAAACTGAGTCTCCATATCCACACAGGAGAGGTAATCTGTATAATATACAGTACATGGTGAAATGGAAAGTGAATGGAGTCGAGGAGATGAACAAACACATTAGGTGGATGAGATCGCTACACGATTACATGACTCCCTACGTTTCAAAATCCCCTAGAGGAGCTTACTTGAATTACAGAGATCTTGATTTAGGCACGACCAAAGGGATCAACACGAGTTTTGAAGATGCAAGGAAATGGGGTGAGACCTATTTCAAAGATAACTTCAAGAGATTGGGGTTGGTTAAAGGGAAGATTGATCCAACAAATTTCTTCAGGAACGAACAGAGTattcctcctctgttttga
- the LOC104722977 gene encoding cannabidiolic acid synthase-like: MRELALSMFLLVFVFNCVSSVPTKEQFQSCLATNKIFKLPRNLTNHTPDSQLFTDFSESSSPNSSFLNLNFTSLKPILTLKPKSESEIKRSILCSKKLGVQVRTMSGGHDYEGLSYLSLSPFIIVDLVNLRSININLTDETAWVQSGATLGELYYKIAKTSKVHAFSAGICPSVGVGGHISGGGFGTIMRKHGLASDNVVDARVMDVNGITRDRRMMGEDLFWALRGGGAASFGVVLSWKVKLARVPEKVTCFISQHPMGPSMNKIVHRWQSIGSEVDEDLFMRVIIDNGQEGNQRTVKSTFQTLFLGGIDRLIPLLNQKFPELGLRSQDCKEMSWIESIMFFNWRSGQPLEILLNRELRFEDQYFKAKSDFVQTPVPEHVFEEVTKRFLEKETPLMILEPLGGKINQVSETASPYPHRRGNLYNVQYMVKWKVNEVEEMNKHVRWMRSLHDYMTPYVSKSPRGAYLNYRDLDLGTTKGNNTTFEDARKWGEAYFKGNFKRLGLVKGKIDPTNFFRNEQSIPPLF, translated from the coding sequence atgagagaGCTTGCTTTGTCTATGTTTCTTCTcgtctttgtttttaattgtgtCAGTTCTGTTCCGACAAAAGAACAGTTTCAAAGTTGTTTGGCGACAAATAAAATCTTCAAACTCCCTAGAAACCTCACTAATCACACACCAGATTCCCAATTATTCACCGACTTTTCCGAATCGTCATCTCCAAATTCAAGTTTCCTCAACTTGAATTTCACCAGCCTGAAGCCAATTCTGACCTTGAAACCTAAATCCGAGTCCGAAATCAAAAGATCGATTCTTTGCAGCAAGAAACTTGGCGTGCAAGTTAGAACCATGAGTGGTGGTCATGACTACGAAGGTCTGTCTTACCTCTCACTATCACCTTTCATTATTGTCGACCTCGTTAACCTCAGATCGATCAATATCAACCTCACGGACGAAACCGCTTGGGTCCAATCCGGGGCAACACTCGGAGAACTCTATTACAAAATCGCCAAAACCAGCAAGGTCCATGCCTTTTCCGCAGGGATATGTCCGAGTGTGGGTGTTGGTGGGCATATTAGCGGCGGAGGATTCGGCACAATAATGAGAAAACACGGTTTAGCGTCTGATAACGTTGTGGACGCGCGTGTGATGGACGTAAATGGGATAACCCGCGACCGGAGAATGATGGGAGAGGATTTGTTCTGGGCGCTTAGAGGCGGTGGAGCCGCGAGTTTTGGCGTTGTCTTGTCATGGAAGGTTAAGCTTGCTAGGGTTCCTGAAAAGGTAACTTGTTTCATAAGTCAGCATCCTATGGGACCTAGCATGAACAAGATTGTTCATAGATGGCAATCCATTGGATCAGAAGTAGACGAAGATCTATTCATGAGAGTCATAATAGACAACGGTCAAGAAGGCAATCAAAGGACAGTGAAATCTACATTTCAAACCCTATTTCTTGGTGGAATCGATAGACTGATTCCTCTGCTGAACCAGAAGTTTCCGGAACTCGGCTTACGATCTCAAGACTGCAAGGAAATGAGCTGGATCGAATCGATTATGTTCTTCAACTGGAGATCAGGACAGCCGTTAGAGATCCTGCTCAACCGAGAGCTACGATTCGAAGATCAGTATTTCAAAGCAAAGTCAGATTTTGTTCAAACCCCAGTTCCTGAACACGTTTTCGAAGAAGTAACCAAGAGGTTCCTCGAGAAAGAAACTCCATTGATGATCTTGGAGCCATTGGGTGGGAAGATCAACCAGGTTTCAGAAACAGCGTCTCCTTATCCACACAGGAGAGGGAACCTGTATAATGTACAGTACATGGTGAAATGGAAAGTGAATGAAGTCGAGGAGATGAACAAACATGTTAGGTGGATGAGATCACTACACGATTACATGACTCCCTACGTTTCAAAATCCCCGAGAGGAGCTTATTTGAATTACAGAGATCTTGATTTAGGCACGACCAAAGGGAACAACACGACGTTTGAGGATGCAAGGAAATGGGGTGAGGCGTATTTCAAAGGTAACTTCAAGAGATTAGGGTTGGTTAAAGGGAAGATTGATCCAACAAATTTCTTCAGGAACGAACAGAGTattcctcctctgttttga